In Stenotrophomonas sp. ASS1, the following proteins share a genomic window:
- a CDS encoding c-type cytochrome has protein sequence MRAFRLLITIALTLAATACQRPPAAPATPEQAQQQAMQRAFELCAGCHTVQPGGIHRFGPNLHGVIGRRAGSLPDYGYSDGMRRADITWTAQTLDAFLQSPTHVVPGTRMYNAFPSAERRALVIAYLQQQSAQ, from the coding sequence ATGCGTGCTTTCCGCCTGCTCATCACCATTGCTTTGACCCTGGCGGCCACGGCCTGCCAGCGCCCGCCTGCGGCACCGGCCACGCCGGAACAGGCGCAGCAGCAGGCCATGCAGCGCGCGTTCGAGCTGTGCGCCGGCTGCCACACCGTGCAACCTGGTGGCATCCACCGCTTCGGACCCAATCTGCACGGCGTGATCGGCCGCCGCGCCGGCAGCCTGCCGGACTATGGCTATTCCGACGGCATGCGCCGCGCCGATATCACCTGGACCGCGCAGACCCTGGATGCGTTCCTGCAGTCGCCCACCCACGTGGTGCCCGGCACACGCATGTACAACGCCTTCCCCAGCGCCGAACGCCGCGCGCTGGTGATCGCCTACCTGCAGCAGCAGTCGGCTCAGTGA
- a CDS encoding transporter substrate-binding domain-containing protein, which produces MRSWAVRGLVLLLAVLVLPAALAQAVPGLLPLSPLQREYLAAHPSIVVGQYDSGWPPFESLRDGQQVGLGPDYLSLLARQLGVKVEARRYPDWTSVLDAACRGEIDVVMNVGLSADRTRCMVYTAAYGEAPLALVGRPDDLRASDIPDLDGLRVVIEQDFLTGPQVRARFPRARQLVANSSLAALEMVRDDKADVYIGNAYVATELIAREDLQGVVLLRPSDLPPERLHFGVPNSKQPLAEALDLALAATSQAQRDALVQRWLPPPQWSASAQLALSQAEKRVLEQPLKIGFAPNAAPLSFADQDGNPSGLASEYLRRLLQAGANLQVENSHDWYEVREKARRGELQAVMGIPADSRYLGPDWVFSQPFISVPNVIVSRRDSPALLGLSDLQGKRVLLSDPERVRGYVLQQAPQARIIAARSAEQALQRLINGDADAYVGNLALVDHLLRNRFPGRLQVAAPAGFNDQLVLAVERRHAALATTFDRLLLQMTPRKREALRGDWLAVEYRNGLDWNSAMRWGVPLLLVLLTALLVHAIGHWRLRREVAGRRHLEQRLAEVTDNLPAVVYQARRAADGTLSFPFIAGDLQALFGVSRQQAEQDAMCLLDRIEEDDREHILHAVEQAARQFAPLVLEFRLRPEGTGARWVRSQAHPYAAEAGVVTWSGYWVDVSEARAQAEALTAAKADAEQAAEAKSRFLATMSHEIRTPMSGVLGMLEVLAHSPLDAEQQRILGVIEDSAQMLRQILDDILDYSRLEAGALRLEPVPQPLRPLLESVCRLLSAQASARGLDLHVQIDPQLAAAHEVDGVRLRQIVFNLLSNAIKFTVRGEVRLQLDVLGPTAEDGSQPLCLSVTDTGIGIAPEQLQHLFAPFTQAGAYIQRDHGGTGLGLSICQRLVQMMDGELELHSTLGEGTRAEVRLSLVEAGSGDVEALVAEQEQASLLPPALRQARVLVIEDHPTNQAMMAWRLQQLGVPHVMVGDGQQGLDRLSSESFDLVITDCRMPVLDGFGFTRLLREREGRNGQPRLTVLALTASVLDDDARRCREAGMDEVLAKPLSLATLRTALLRWLPQAQGQSFEEPQAESAVDDAGTLPDLDSLQRRFGSRAVAEQLRDSLLQASEGDLAAVQRALQAGDREAAALHLHRQAGGLGAVGATVLAGQANALVERLQDAAEADVAPLFAAVAEFVARLQQQLQRLAH; this is translated from the coding sequence ATGCGTAGCTGGGCTGTTCGCGGGCTGGTCCTGCTGCTGGCCGTGCTGGTGCTGCCTGCGGCGCTGGCACAGGCGGTGCCTGGGCTGTTGCCGCTCAGCCCGCTGCAGCGCGAGTACCTTGCCGCGCATCCGAGCATCGTCGTGGGCCAGTATGACAGTGGCTGGCCGCCGTTCGAGTCCCTCCGTGACGGCCAGCAGGTCGGCCTGGGCCCGGATTATCTGTCGCTTCTCGCCCGTCAGCTGGGCGTGAAGGTGGAGGCACGGCGCTATCCCGACTGGACATCCGTGCTGGATGCGGCATGTCGTGGCGAGATCGATGTAGTGATGAATGTCGGTCTCAGTGCCGACCGCACCCGCTGCATGGTCTATACCGCCGCCTATGGCGAGGCACCGCTGGCCCTGGTGGGACGCCCGGATGACCTGCGTGCCTCCGACATCCCCGACCTGGATGGACTGCGGGTGGTGATCGAGCAGGACTTCCTGACCGGCCCGCAGGTGCGGGCGCGCTTTCCCCGGGCACGACAGCTTGTCGCAAACAGCTCGTTGGCGGCGCTGGAGATGGTCAGAGACGACAAGGCAGACGTTTACATCGGCAATGCCTACGTGGCCACCGAACTGATCGCACGCGAGGACCTGCAGGGGGTCGTGCTGCTGCGCCCCAGCGATCTGCCGCCCGAACGGCTGCACTTCGGTGTTCCCAACAGCAAGCAGCCGTTGGCCGAAGCATTGGACCTGGCACTGGCTGCGACCAGCCAGGCCCAGCGCGATGCGCTGGTGCAGCGCTGGCTGCCACCTCCGCAGTGGTCGGCATCGGCACAGCTGGCGTTGAGCCAGGCCGAGAAACGGGTATTGGAGCAGCCGTTGAAGATCGGCTTCGCGCCGAACGCGGCGCCGCTGTCGTTCGCGGACCAGGATGGCAACCCCAGTGGCCTGGCCAGCGAATACCTGCGGCGCCTGCTGCAGGCTGGCGCCAACCTGCAGGTGGAAAACAGCCATGACTGGTACGAGGTGCGCGAGAAGGCGCGCCGCGGCGAGCTGCAGGCGGTGATGGGCATTCCTGCCGATTCTCGCTACCTGGGCCCGGACTGGGTGTTCAGCCAGCCCTTCATCAGCGTGCCGAACGTGATCGTCAGCCGGCGTGACAGCCCGGCGTTGCTGGGCCTGTCCGACCTGCAGGGCAAGCGGGTGCTGCTGTCCGATCCGGAACGTGTGCGTGGCTATGTGCTGCAGCAGGCGCCGCAGGCGCGGATCATCGCGGCACGCAGCGCGGAACAGGCCCTGCAGCGCCTGATCAATGGCGACGCCGATGCCTACGTAGGCAACCTGGCACTGGTTGACCATCTGCTGCGCAACCGCTTCCCGGGGCGCCTGCAGGTGGCGGCACCGGCAGGTTTCAACGATCAGCTGGTGCTGGCGGTTGAGCGCCGCCATGCCGCCCTGGCCACCACCTTCGACCGCCTGCTGCTGCAGATGACGCCGCGCAAGCGCGAGGCCCTGCGCGGGGACTGGCTGGCCGTCGAGTACCGCAACGGCCTGGACTGGAACAGCGCGATGCGCTGGGGCGTGCCGCTGCTGCTGGTGCTGCTCACCGCGCTGCTGGTGCACGCCATCGGGCATTGGCGGCTGCGCCGCGAGGTGGCCGGACGGCGTCACCTGGAACAGCGCCTGGCCGAAGTCACCGACAACCTGCCCGCCGTGGTCTATCAGGCTCGCCGCGCGGCAGACGGAACCCTCAGCTTCCCGTTCATTGCCGGTGACCTGCAGGCGTTGTTCGGGGTCAGCCGGCAGCAGGCCGAACAGGATGCAATGTGCCTGCTGGACCGCATCGAGGAAGACGACCGCGAGCACATCCTGCATGCGGTCGAGCAGGCGGCGCGCCAGTTCGCACCGCTTGTTCTCGAGTTCCGGCTGCGACCTGAAGGCACCGGCGCGCGCTGGGTGCGCAGCCAGGCCCATCCCTATGCGGCGGAAGCGGGCGTGGTCACCTGGAGTGGATACTGGGTGGATGTCAGCGAGGCGCGTGCACAGGCCGAGGCCCTGACTGCGGCCAAGGCTGACGCCGAACAGGCGGCGGAGGCGAAGTCGCGTTTCCTGGCGACCATGAGCCATGAAATCCGAACGCCGATGAGTGGCGTGCTGGGCATGCTGGAAGTGCTGGCGCATTCGCCACTGGATGCCGAGCAGCAGCGCATCCTCGGGGTGATCGAGGATTCGGCGCAGATGCTGCGGCAGATCCTCGACGATATTCTTGACTACTCGCGGCTGGAGGCCGGCGCACTGCGCCTGGAACCGGTGCCGCAGCCGCTGCGGCCATTGCTGGAAAGCGTGTGCCGGTTGTTGTCGGCGCAGGCCAGTGCACGTGGGCTGGACCTGCACGTGCAGATCGACCCGCAGCTGGCGGCCGCGCACGAAGTGGATGGCGTGCGCCTGCGCCAGATCGTGTTCAACCTGCTCAGCAACGCCATCAAGTTCACCGTGCGCGGCGAAGTGCGGCTGCAGCTGGACGTGCTGGGGCCGACCGCCGAAGACGGCAGCCAGCCGCTGTGCCTGAGCGTCACCGACACCGGCATCGGCATCGCGCCGGAACAGCTGCAGCACCTGTTTGCGCCGTTCACCCAGGCCGGTGCCTACATCCAGCGCGACCATGGGGGTACCGGCCTGGGCCTGAGCATCTGCCAGCGCCTGGTGCAGATGATGGACGGCGAGCTGGAGCTGCACAGCACGCTGGGCGAAGGGACCCGCGCCGAGGTGCGGCTGTCGCTGGTGGAAGCCGGCAGCGGTGATGTGGAAGCGCTGGTCGCCGAGCAGGAACAGGCCTCGCTGCTGCCGCCGGCGCTGCGCCAGGCGCGGGTGCTGGTGATCGAAGACCACCCGACCAACCAGGCGATGATGGCCTGGCGACTGCAGCAGCTGGGGGTGCCGCATGTGATGGTCGGTGACGGCCAGCAGGGCTTGGATCGGCTGTCGTCGGAGAGTTTCGATCTGGTGATCACCGACTGCCGGATGCCGGTGCTCGATGGCTTCGGTTTCACCCGCCTGCTGCGCGAACGCGAGGGCCGCAACGGCCAGCCGCGGCTGACCGTGCTGGCGCTGACCGCCAGCGTGCTGGATGACGATGCACGGCGCTGCCGCGAGGCCGGCATGGACGAAGTGCTGGCCAAGCCGCTGTCACTGGCCACGCTGCGCACCGCACTGCTGCGCTGGTTGCCGCAGGCGCAGGGACAGTCGTTTGAGGAGCCGCAGGCCGAGTCCGCCGTCGACGATGCTGGGACGCTGCCCGATCTGGACAGCCTGCAGCGGCGCTTCGGCTCACGTGCGGTGGCCGAGCAGCTGCGCGACAGCCTGTTGCAGGCCAGCGAGGGCGATCTTGCCGCCGTGCAGCGCGCGCTGCAGGCTGGAGATCGCGAGGCGGCCGCACTGCACCTGCATCGTCAGGCCGGTGGGTTGGGCGCGGTGGGAGCGACAGTGCTGGCCGGGCAGGCCAATGCGTTGGTGGAGCGTCTGCAGGATGCGGCGGAAGCCGATGTGGCGCCGTTGTTCGCGGCAGTGGCGGAATTTGTGGCACGGCTGCAGCAACAACTGCAGCGCCTGGCTCACTGA